The following coding sequences lie in one Miscanthus floridulus cultivar M001 chromosome 9, ASM1932011v1, whole genome shotgun sequence genomic window:
- the LOC136483959 gene encoding uncharacterized protein, with protein MRKKLGTRFPAARIKKIMQADEDVGKIAQAVPVLVSRALELFLQDLIDRTYEITLQSGAKTLNSFHLKQCVKRYSSFDFLTEVVNKVPDLGGADSCGDERGLPRRRKSNGSDPENDESRSSKMAIRNANISPRGRGRGRGRGRGRPPTKRKEVGYVQFEDESSMFAEQSEPLPGEETVPEINNGNAIMPQSTQPPVEAPPTAPAQATSSKVEEANTDHQSDWPMPDAIGNIGVGPSGFGHLTVQVDEDEDYDNED; from the exons ATGAGGAAGAAGCTGGGCACCCGGTTCCCCGCG GCTCGGATCAAAAAGATTATGCAAGCAGATGAGGATGTTGGAAAGATTGCACAAGCGGTGCCTGTTTTAGTCT CGAGGGCTCTTGAATTGTTTTTACAAGATTTAATTGACCGGACCTATGAAATTACTCTTCAAAGTGGAGCAAAGACACTGAATTCCTTCCACCT GAAGCAATGTGTGAAGAGGTACAGTTCTTTTGATTTCCTAACTGAAGTTGTCAACAAGGTACCAGATCTTGGTGGCGCTGATTCCTGTGGAGATGAAAGAGGATTACCTAGAAGAAG GAAGTCAAATGGCAGTGACCCAGAGAATGATGAATCAAGATCTAGTAAAATG GCCATAAGAAATGCAAACATCAGCCCCAGAGGACGTGGGAGGGGTCGAGGCAGAGGGCGAGGTCGGCCACCAACCAAGAGAAAGGAAGTTGGTTATGTACAATTTGAAGATGAGAGCAGCATGTTTGCTGAACAAAGTGAACCCTTACCAGGAGAGGAAACAGTTCCAGAGATCAATAATGGCAACGCGATCATGCCTCAAAGCACGCAACCTCCGGTAGAGGCTCCGCCAACAGCCCCTGCACAAGCTACAAGTTCTAAGGTGGAAGAAGCGAACACCGATCATCAGTCAGATTGGCCTATGCCAGATGCCATCGGAAACATCGGTGTCGGGCCATCTGGTTTTGGACATCTGACAGTGCAGGTTGATGAAGACGAGGACTACGACAATGAGGATTAG
- the LOC136480291 gene encoding glutamyl-tRNA(Gln) amidotransferase subunit B, chloroplastic/mitochondrial-like: MDMNLNNNACKYTNAYNRVSHRIKPGLALNYEISMTSKFDRKQYFYPDLPKGYQISQFDIPIAKKGYVDLDLPVEFGGGHRKFGIIRVHMEEDEGKLVHSESSSCSQVDLNRAGIPLLEIVSEPDMRTGIEAAEYGTELQRIVRYLGMSNGNMQEGSLRCDVNVSVRPVGQSEFGTKVEIKNMNSFSAINRAIDYEISRQILLHKEGQADQIVQETRLWDESSQKTFTMRKKEGFADYRYFPEPDLPEVVLTSDYINEISKSMPELPEAKRRRYENMGLSMQDVLFLANDDNIGHFFDSTLEHGADAKLAANWIMGDIAAYLKDEKVSIDEIKLTPLELSELIASIKNGTISGKIGKEILAELIAKGGTVKAVIEEKDLVQIADPAAIEAMVDKVIADNPKQLEQYRAGKTKLQGFFAGQVMKVSKGKANPVLLNKILGEKLNAN, encoded by the exons atggatatgaacttgaataataatgcttgcaagtacaccaatgcttataacaggg tttctcaTAGAATAAAGCCAGGACTCGCCCTCAACTATGAGATCTCGATGACGTCCAAGTTTGATCGCAAGCAGTATTTCTACCCGGACCTCCCCAAGGGGTACCAGATTTCACAGTTTGACATCCCCATTGCCAAGAAGGGTTATGTCGATTTGGACCTTCCGGTGGAGTTTGGTGGTGGGCATAGGAAGTTTGGGATCATAAGGGTTcacatggaagaagatgaaggcaAGCTGGTTCATTCTGAATCCAGCAGTTGCTCTCAG GTTGACCTAAACAGGGCTGGCATACCTTTGCTCGAAATTGTCTCAGAGCCAGACATGAGAACAGGGATAGAGGCTGCCGAGTATGGTACTGAGCTGCAAAGGATTGTTAGGTACCTGGGAATGAGTAATGGTAATATGCAAGAAGGTTCCCTTCGTTGTGATGTGAATGTTTCTGTTCGACCAGTTGGACAATCAGAATTTGGTACAAAG GTGGAAATAAAGAACATGAACTCATTTTCTGCGATAAATAGGGCAATCGATTATGAGATCTCCCGGCAGATTCTGCTCCATAAAGAAGGCCAAGCTGATCAAATTGTACAAGAAACCCGCCTGTGGGATGAATCTTCTCAG AAAACTTTTACAATGCGAAAAAAGGAGGGATTTGCTGACTATAGATATTTTCCAGAACCTGATCTTCCTGAAGTAGTTCTCACTAGTGACTACATTAATGAAATCAGCAAGTCAATGCCGGAGCTTCCAGAAGCAAAGCGTAGGCGTTATGAGAATATGGGACTCAGCATGCAAGATGTTCTGTTCCTTGCTAATGATGATAAT ATTGGTCATTTCTTTGATTCTACTCTTGAGCATGGTGCTGATGCAAAGCTGGCTGCCAACTGGATCATGGGTGACATTGCTGCTTATCTCAAAGATGAAAAAGTATCCATTGATGAAATTAAATTAACACCTCTAGAGCTGTCTGAACTGATAGCATCCATTAAGAATGGAACTATAAGTGGGAAGATCGGGAAGGAG ATACTGGCCGAGCTCATTGCCAAAGGTGGAACAGTTAAGGCTGTGATAGAAGAGAAAGATTTGGTTCAG ATAGCAGATCCAGCAGCAATCGAGGCAATGGTAGATAAAGTAATTGCTGATAATCCAAAGCAACTTGAGCAGTACCGTGCTGGAAAAACTAAGCTACAAGGATTTTTTGCTGGCCAG GTGATGAAAGTATCAAAGGGCAAGGCCAACCCAGTTTTGTTGAATAAAATCCTTGGAGAGAAGTTGAATGCCAATTAG